The Ignavibacteriales bacterium genome has a window encoding:
- a CDS encoding NAD(P)/FAD-dependent oxidoreductase: protein MFKDKYDVIVVGAGPAGSTAARFAAAGGASVLMLEKDRDVGYPVRCGEAVSHEGVVQFIQPDPKWIAATVTRFRLVAPNGKSVIPRLDGTGYVLERRLFDYELAKLAANEGAEVITKAYVYDLLKDDAGKAVGVKALVKDKPVEIQSRIVIGADGVETRVGKWAGIDTASSIHDMESCAQMTISGIDVEQDLLEFYFGENVSPGGYVWVFPKGYKTANVGLGITVEEAKKKSAIQYLQEFVERHYPHAAVLTHIAGGVPCAKTCDTLVKNNVMLVGDAGHQVNPTSGGGIVSGMIGGMLAGQVVAEALKMNDLSHLTEYEKRWQKRLGWRHEVFYNIKEAISSISDKTLNNIADSALSLPEDKRTVGGIFRTALWNKPSMLIEVAKVFVS from the coding sequence ATGTTTAAAGATAAATATGATGTCATCGTCGTCGGTGCGGGACCGGCAGGATCAACAGCAGCACGATTTGCAGCAGCAGGAGGCGCCTCGGTACTCATGCTGGAGAAAGACCGCGATGTCGGTTACCCGGTACGGTGCGGCGAAGCAGTTAGTCACGAAGGGGTAGTGCAATTTATTCAGCCGGATCCGAAATGGATTGCAGCAACTGTCACTCGCTTTCGCCTTGTTGCGCCAAATGGAAAATCAGTTATCCCGCGGCTTGATGGAACGGGATACGTGCTTGAGCGGCGCTTGTTCGATTATGAATTGGCAAAATTAGCGGCAAACGAAGGTGCAGAGGTTATTACGAAAGCGTACGTGTATGACCTTCTCAAAGATGATGCTGGTAAAGCCGTTGGAGTGAAAGCGCTCGTGAAGGACAAACCTGTCGAAATTCAATCGCGCATTGTTATAGGCGCCGATGGCGTCGAGACACGAGTTGGTAAGTGGGCGGGAATCGATACCGCAAGTTCCATCCACGACATGGAAAGCTGTGCGCAGATGACGATTTCAGGAATCGATGTTGAACAAGATCTTTTAGAATTTTACTTTGGGGAAAACGTTTCACCAGGTGGATACGTGTGGGTTTTTCCAAAAGGATACAAAACGGCAAACGTCGGTTTGGGAATTACAGTTGAGGAAGCAAAGAAAAAATCTGCGATACAATATTTACAGGAATTTGTAGAACGTCACTATCCACACGCCGCTGTGCTGACACATATTGCCGGCGGAGTACCATGCGCCAAAACGTGCGATACGTTAGTGAAGAATAATGTGATGCTGGTTGGCGATGCAGGTCATCAAGTAAATCCGACTTCCGGCGGCGGTATCGTCAGTGGAATGATCGGTGGAATGCTTGCCGGGCAAGTCGTGGCTGAAGCTTTAAAGATGAACGACCTTTCGCATTTGACCGAATACGAAAAGCGCTGGCAAAAACGTCTTGGCTGGCGACACGAAGTATTCTATAATATTAAAGAAGCGATCTCAAGTATCTCGGATAAAACGCTGAACAACATTGCCGACAGCGCCCTTTCACTTCCCGAAGATAAACGGACAGTCGGTGGTATTTTTCGTACAGCATTGTGGAACAAGCCATCCATGCTGATTGAGGTAGCGAAGGTTTTTGTGTCGTAG